One Methylosarcina fibrata AML-C10 DNA segment encodes these proteins:
- the fliK gene encoding flagellar hook-length control protein FliK has protein sequence MEIPPFLRPVSATSPLSDAPAPQQEPLKPGSVIEVTVKARLGENRFLLQRSADGKTLSAFSRIDLPLNQKLHLQLAHPGNPPEFRLLPLPARTEEAILPKVLREFLPKQADIGELIKFWEGLSRNPDTNPPDSIRFAMDSLIAALPEKTQLFTADGLKKALLESGLFHEAQLAAQLTSGTPFPGNDLKARLLHLLSVVRAAMPRTAEETSAAKFPENSPAQPSPLQTGNDHALPEMTILDRLALKAEGALAKITVDQLASQPQDGGPAALQLTIPFTDGNYQDSARLFITPDTSEAFSEDSPSSWTATIELQPPGIGKFNARLVWNGSRIEATMWSDREETGALMRGYCELLRARLDQAGLETGNITVLNQPPVSTPKKTDALPLLDLHA, from the coding sequence ATGGAGATTCCACCGTTCCTTCGTCCCGTCTCAGCCACCTCCCCCCTATCGGACGCGCCGGCACCGCAGCAGGAGCCGCTCAAACCGGGAAGCGTAATCGAAGTCACGGTCAAGGCGCGTTTGGGAGAAAACCGGTTCCTGCTTCAGCGATCAGCGGACGGCAAAACGCTGTCGGCTTTTAGCCGGATCGACCTGCCGCTCAATCAAAAGCTGCATCTTCAGTTGGCTCACCCGGGAAATCCACCGGAATTCCGCCTCCTTCCCTTGCCTGCACGAACCGAAGAGGCCATCCTCCCGAAAGTTTTGCGCGAGTTTTTACCTAAACAGGCGGATATCGGCGAATTGATAAAATTCTGGGAAGGCTTGTCCCGGAACCCTGATACGAATCCGCCCGATTCCATCCGTTTCGCGATGGACAGCCTCATCGCCGCACTACCCGAAAAGACGCAGCTTTTTACTGCCGACGGCTTGAAAAAAGCCTTGCTCGAATCCGGTCTGTTTCATGAGGCCCAATTGGCTGCTCAGTTAACCTCCGGAACTCCTTTTCCCGGAAATGATTTAAAAGCCCGCCTGCTTCATCTACTGTCTGTCGTCCGTGCCGCCATGCCGAGAACGGCGGAAGAAACCTCGGCAGCCAAATTCCCGGAAAATTCTCCGGCACAGCCGTCACCGCTTCAAACCGGGAACGATCATGCCCTTCCGGAAATGACCATTCTGGATAGACTGGCGCTCAAGGCGGAAGGAGCCCTGGCTAAAATTACCGTGGATCAACTCGCCTCGCAACCTCAGGATGGCGGTCCAGCCGCATTGCAATTAACGATTCCTTTTACGGACGGGAACTATCAGGACAGCGCCAGGTTATTCATTACGCCGGACACTTCCGAAGCATTCAGTGAAGACTCGCCGTCGTCCTGGACAGCCACCATCGAACTGCAACCGCCCGGAATCGGCAAATTCAATGCCCGGCTCGTCTGGAACGGATCGAGGATCGAGGCAACCATGTGGAGCGATCGGGAAGAAACCGGCGCACTCATGCGAGGCTACTGCGAACTATTGCGGGCCAGGCTGGATCAGGCGGGCCTGGAAACCGGAAATATAACGGTCCTGAATCAGCCCCCGGTATCTACGCCAAAGAAAACCGATGCACTGCCGCTATTGGATCTTCACGCATGA